The genomic stretch TGTTTCTATGACCATGACTGAAGCCAATCAATCTGTATTGGTTCAAGATCCATCACAACAAGATCAAACCTATGTTGTGATGCCAATGCGTGTCTAGGTCGATTTAGTCGATTATGCAAATCACGCGTTTAAATATACAACGTGTAAGAAATCTCAAGACGGTTGCACTCAGTGAGTTGCAGCCGTTTAATATCTTTTATGGGCAAAATGGTTCAGGTAAGACCTCGATACTTGAAGCCATCCATTTGTTAGCCACTGGCCGTTCATTTCGAACCCATATTCCTAAAAACTATATTCAACATCAGGCAACCGATGCGGTGGTTTTTGCACAATCTGCCAGTGAAAAGATTGGTATGCAAAAGCATTTGTCTGGTGAACAGCTCATTAAAGTGAATGGTGATACTGTCGCTACGCAAGGGCAGTTGGCTAAAATTCTACCCTTGCAACATCTAGATCCACAAAGTACCGATATTATTGATCATGGTGCTAAACCCCGAAGACAAATGCTAGATTGGCTGATGTTCCACGTGGAGCCAGCATTTTATCAAACCTGGCAATATTATTCGCGTGCGTTAAAACAAAGAAATGGCTTATTAAAATCCCAGCGCAATATCAGCCTGCAAAGCTTGGAACCATGGAACATCATGTTGAGCCAATATGGTGAGATTTTACATTCGCAGCGACTCGAGATTATTGAGCAATGGAAGATCTATTTAGCTGAGGATCTTCGGCTTTTATTGCCTGATCTAGAAATTGAGTTGGACTATCAACCAGGGTTCCATGTGGAACATGGGTTGATGCAGGTACTTAGTCAGCATCATCAGCGAGATATTGATCGCCGTTATACTGAATATGGCCCTCATCGCGCTGATCTGCGCTTAAAAACAGCGTTGGGTGATGCGGATGTGGTGCTGTCACGTGGTCAAAAGAAACTGTTAATAATGGCGTTAAAACTCTCTCAGATTGCAATGCTGCATGCCAGTAATAAGGAAACTGTGGTATTATTAGATGATGTGACTGCAGAATTAGATTTAATTGCACAACAACGATTAATTGTACGATTAAGCC from Acinetobacter pullicarnis encodes the following:
- the recF gene encoding DNA replication/repair protein RecF (All proteins in this family for which functions are known are DNA-binding proteins that assist the filamentation of RecA onto DNA for the initiation of recombination or recombinational repair.), which produces MQITRLNIQRVRNLKTVALSELQPFNIFYGQNGSGKTSILEAIHLLATGRSFRTHIPKNYIQHQATDAVVFAQSASEKIGMQKHLSGEQLIKVNGDTVATQGQLAKILPLQHLDPQSTDIIDHGAKPRRQMLDWLMFHVEPAFYQTWQYYSRALKQRNGLLKSQRNISLQSLEPWNIMLSQYGEILHSQRLEIIEQWKIYLAEDLRLLLPDLEIELDYQPGFHVEHGLMQVLSQHHQRDIDRRYTEYGPHRADLRLKTALGDADVVLSRGQKKLLIMALKLSQIAMLHASNKETVVLLDDVTAELDLIAQQRLIVRLSQLGSQVFMTTLDQELVKNHFQDLSISYQLFNVNNGQVRVAVASI